A single Triticum dicoccoides isolate Atlit2015 ecotype Zavitan chromosome 2A, WEW_v2.0, whole genome shotgun sequence DNA region contains:
- the LOC119357744 gene encoding fasciclin-like arabinogalactan protein 2 translates to MPFAGAVAPCTTILLLLLLVPCAEGQPPEATPPRGMAIGQILSKNGCGAFAGLVAATAGVGQVLREQSDAGLTVFCPDDGAVAAFTPRFSNLTADRQASLLLYHGLAVRSSEVELSLLTRLGGEIEVRTLDRGRWGYGMLTICDCGGTMRLSSSPPSFTMPDEARVTNTVVYNDRLTLYLIDAVLVPGAPAVFDYSDSLVTVCFLLGIVTLVLGSCVLSVIRA, encoded by the exons ATGCCGTTCGCCGGAGCCGTCGCCCCCTGCACCACCATCCTGCTCCTCCTGCTGCTCGTCCCCTGTGCCGAGGGACAACCGCCCGAGGCGACGCCGCCGCGGGGCATGGCGATCGGGCAGATCCTGTCCAAGAACGGGTGCGGCGCCTTCGCCGGCCTCGTCGCCGCCACGGCCGGCGTGGGCCAGGTGCTCCGCGAGCAGAGCGACGCGGGGCTCACCGTGTTCTGCCCGGACGACGGCGCTGTCGCGGCGTTCACCCCGCGGTTCAGCAACCTCACCGCCGACCGCCAGGCCTCGCTTCTTCTGTACCACGGactggcggtacgctcctccgaggTGGAGCTCTCCTTGTTGACCCGCCTCGGCGGGGAAATCGAGGTGCGGACGCTCGATCGGGGCCGCTGGGGCTACGGCATGCTCACCATCTGCGACTGCGGAGGCACCATGAGGCTCTCTTCGTCGCCGCCGTCGTTCACGATGCCGGACGAGGCCAGGGTCACCAACACGGTCGTCTACAACGACCGCCTCACTCTCTACCTCATCGACGCCGTGCTGGTTCCGGGAGCGCCGGCGGTGTTCGACTACTCGGACAGCCTGGTGACCGTTTGCTTCTTGCTCGGGATCGTCACCTT AGTCTTGGGGTCGTGTGTTCTTTCTGTCATTCGTGCATGA